Proteins from a single region of Streptomyces sp. HUAS 15-9:
- a CDS encoding response regulator: MSAIRVLLADDQTLVRAAFAMLVESAKDMEVVGQAGTGREAVELARRQRADLVVMDIRMPDLDGIEATRLIAEAEDLAGVRVLVLTTYDTDENIVEALRAGASGFLVKDTRPAELLDAIRTVAAGEALLSPGPTARLIERFLRSPSAPSTAGPECLSEREREVLALVARGLNNTEIAEALGLSPLTAKTHVSRIMGKLGARDRAQLVVVAYESGLIVPGNG, encoded by the coding sequence ATGAGCGCCATCCGCGTCCTGCTCGCCGACGACCAGACCCTCGTCCGGGCCGCCTTCGCCATGCTCGTCGAGTCCGCGAAGGACATGGAGGTCGTCGGGCAGGCTGGCACCGGCCGGGAGGCCGTGGAGCTGGCCCGCCGACAGCGCGCCGACCTCGTCGTCATGGACATCCGCATGCCCGACCTCGACGGCATCGAGGCCACCCGGCTCATCGCCGAGGCCGAGGACCTGGCCGGGGTGCGGGTCCTCGTCCTGACCACCTACGACACCGACGAGAACATCGTGGAGGCGCTGCGCGCCGGCGCGTCCGGCTTCCTGGTGAAGGACACCCGTCCGGCGGAACTTCTCGACGCCATCCGCACGGTGGCCGCGGGCGAGGCCCTGCTCTCCCCGGGCCCGACGGCCCGGCTGATCGAACGCTTCCTGCGCAGCCCGTCGGCGCCGTCCACGGCCGGACCGGAATGCCTCTCCGAGCGGGAGCGCGAGGTGCTGGCACTGGTGGCCCGCGGCCTCAACAACACCGAGATCGCCGAGGCCCTGGGCCTGAGCCCGCTGACGGCCAAGACCCACGTCAGCCGCATCATGGGCAAGCTGGGCGCGAGGGACAGGGCGCAACTCGTCGTCGTGGCGTACGAGTCGGGCCTGATCGTTCCGGGGAACGGCTGA
- a CDS encoding sensor histidine kinase, whose protein sequence is MRAALGFAPRDTLRQDASLAAALAVVASVLAAAGLGSGRHPDALGWTLLLSAHVPLVWRRRAPMAVLCVVIALIVTYHELDFNHSAPTAASMAALYTVAETRNLRRTLPIGAGVIGLMLIMKIDHGMAGVAESMRITGWVIAMLVIGSYLRVHRENVAAALERAERAERTREEEARRRVAEERLRIARDLHDLLAHSITLIGVQTSVAAHVLAADPTRLDREAVAKALDDIAETCRTARGEIRTTLEVLRDGDHASPDTRGPLPGLHGLPDLAATARAAGAKTELTVRAGDPPPAVGAAAYRIVQEALTNAVRHGGRDDLSVRVSVDESDGALRVRVTDDGTGAAAGAPGLGLVGMRERARSVGGTVEAGPRADGKGFEVTAELPLEGAG, encoded by the coding sequence ATCCGCGCGGCCCTCGGGTTCGCGCCCCGCGACACCCTGCGGCAGGACGCGAGCCTCGCGGCCGCCCTCGCCGTCGTCGCGTCCGTCCTCGCCGCCGCCGGCCTCGGCAGCGGGCGGCACCCGGACGCGCTCGGCTGGACCCTGCTGCTCTCGGCCCATGTGCCGCTGGTGTGGCGGCGGCGGGCCCCGATGGCGGTGCTGTGCGTGGTGATCGCGCTGATCGTGACGTACCACGAACTCGACTTCAACCACTCCGCGCCCACCGCCGCCTCGATGGCCGCGCTCTACACCGTGGCCGAGACCCGGAACCTGCGGCGCACCCTGCCGATCGGGGCCGGCGTCATCGGGCTCATGCTGATCATGAAGATCGACCACGGCATGGCCGGGGTCGCCGAGAGCATGCGCATCACCGGATGGGTCATCGCGATGCTCGTCATCGGCAGCTACCTCCGCGTCCACCGGGAGAACGTGGCCGCGGCCCTGGAGCGGGCCGAGCGCGCCGAGCGCACCCGCGAGGAGGAGGCCCGCCGCCGGGTGGCCGAGGAGCGCCTGCGCATCGCCCGCGACCTGCACGACCTCCTCGCCCACAGCATCACCCTGATCGGCGTCCAGACCTCGGTCGCCGCGCATGTCCTCGCCGCCGACCCGACGCGGCTGGACCGCGAGGCCGTCGCCAAGGCCCTCGACGACATCGCCGAGACCTGCCGCACGGCCCGCGGTGAGATCCGTACGACCCTGGAGGTCCTGCGCGACGGCGACCACGCCTCGCCGGACACCCGCGGCCCCCTGCCCGGCCTGCACGGCCTGCCGGACCTCGCGGCGACCGCGCGGGCGGCGGGGGCGAAGACGGAGCTGACGGTACGGGCCGGTGATCCGCCGCCCGCCGTCGGCGCGGCCGCCTACCGCATCGTGCAGGAGGCGCTCACCAACGCGGTACGGCACGGCGGGCGGGACGACCTGTCCGTGCGGGTGAGCGTGGACGAGTCGGACGGCGCCCTGCGGGTCCGGGTTACCGACGACGGCACGGGCGCGGCGGCCGGCGCCCCCGGCCTCGGCCTGGTCGGGATGCGGGAACGGGCGCGCAGCGTGGGCGGCACGGTGGAGGCCGGGCCCCGGGCGGACGGGAAGGGCTTCGAGGTGACCGCGGAACTGCCTCTGGAGGGAGCCGGATGA
- a CDS encoding MMPL family transporter, translating into MGAAETTRTGRRAIPWLLIALWIGVLAVTSPFASKLADVQRNRVTDYLPANADSTQVAKIQDRLPGGETTELVLVYHRDGGLTAADRATAGKQIATIAGQHTLTGTPRGIPAKDGTTLMYPVTSNEPGTDEKKRDALVEDVRRVAHDRDGLTVDVGGPSALATDAGKVYDSLGGPLLYTTVAVVAVLLILIYRSPLLWLVPLVVAATADFLSMGVAYGLNQAFGTTVSGQSQGVMTILVFGAGTDYALLLVSRYREELRRHERPYDAMRAALRGCGPAVLASSGTVAAGLLCLLAADLNSSRGMGPLGTVGVLCALAAMLTLLPAVLVLLGRRVFWPLVPAYGSTPKARRSLFAAMGSSAGRRPRTVLAAGAVLLGALALGTLNLPGTVKQQDSFIDKPDSVVAMETLAKAYPERSAQPIDVITPTDRADATLAAARDTHGVASAQRARTGGGWTEISVIAAAPPQSAAETATIKDLRHTLKGSYVGGPSAQQIDLEDTNARDRLVVVPIVLLSVLLILVALLRSLVAPLILVTAVVAVWGAALGIGGLVFEPLFGLNGTDPGLGLLSFVFLVALGVDYGIFLMHRMREESLNGAEPAAAALTALRTTGGVIASAGLVLAATFAVLTNMGLVPLVELGFVISVGVLLDTFLVRTYLVTSASVALGRRVWWPGRLSRTPDPVPSRTAPELVS; encoded by the coding sequence ATGGGGGCCGCAGAAACGACACGCACAGGACGACGCGCCATCCCCTGGCTGCTGATCGCGCTGTGGATCGGCGTCCTGGCCGTCACCTCGCCGTTCGCCTCGAAACTCGCCGACGTCCAGCGCAACCGGGTCACCGACTACCTGCCGGCGAACGCCGACTCCACCCAGGTCGCGAAGATCCAGGACCGCCTGCCCGGCGGCGAGACCACCGAACTCGTCCTCGTCTACCACCGCGACGGCGGCCTCACCGCCGCCGACCGCGCCACGGCCGGCAAGCAGATCGCCACGATCGCCGGACAGCACACACTGACCGGCACCCCGCGAGGGATCCCGGCCAAGGACGGCACCACCCTCATGTACCCGGTGACCAGCAACGAGCCCGGCACCGACGAGAAGAAGCGCGACGCCCTCGTCGAGGACGTCCGCCGGGTCGCCCACGACCGGGACGGACTGACCGTCGACGTCGGCGGCCCGAGCGCCCTGGCCACGGACGCGGGCAAGGTCTACGACTCGCTCGGCGGACCCCTGCTCTACACCACGGTCGCCGTCGTCGCCGTCCTGCTGATCCTCATCTACCGCAGCCCCCTGCTGTGGCTGGTCCCGCTGGTCGTCGCCGCCACCGCCGACTTCCTGTCCATGGGCGTGGCCTACGGCCTCAACCAGGCCTTCGGCACCACCGTCTCGGGCCAGAGCCAGGGCGTGATGACCATCCTCGTCTTCGGCGCCGGCACCGACTACGCCCTGCTGCTCGTCTCCCGGTACCGGGAGGAGCTGCGGCGCCACGAGCGGCCGTACGACGCGATGAGAGCCGCGCTGCGCGGCTGCGGGCCCGCCGTTCTCGCCTCCTCGGGCACGGTGGCCGCCGGACTGCTGTGCCTGCTCGCCGCCGATCTCAACTCCAGCCGTGGCATGGGCCCGCTCGGGACCGTCGGGGTGCTGTGCGCCCTCGCCGCCATGCTGACCCTCCTGCCCGCCGTCCTCGTCCTGCTGGGCCGCCGGGTGTTCTGGCCGCTGGTGCCCGCCTACGGCAGCACGCCCAAGGCCCGCCGGTCGCTGTTCGCCGCGATGGGCAGCTCCGCCGGGCGCCGCCCGCGCACCGTCCTGGCCGCGGGAGCCGTCCTGCTCGGCGCGCTCGCGCTGGGCACCCTGAACCTGCCCGGCACGGTCAAACAGCAGGACAGCTTCATCGACAAGCCCGACTCCGTCGTCGCCATGGAGACCCTCGCCAAGGCCTACCCCGAACGGTCCGCCCAGCCCATCGACGTCATCACCCCGACGGACCGCGCCGACGCCACCCTGGCAGCGGCCCGCGACACCCACGGAGTCGCGAGCGCACAGCGGGCCCGCACAGGCGGCGGCTGGACCGAGATCTCCGTCATCGCCGCGGCACCGCCCCAGTCCGCGGCCGAGACCGCCACCATCAAGGACCTCCGGCACACCCTCAAGGGCTCCTACGTCGGCGGACCCAGCGCCCAGCAGATCGACCTGGAGGACACCAACGCCCGCGACCGGCTCGTCGTCGTGCCGATCGTCCTCCTCTCCGTCCTGCTGATCCTCGTCGCCCTGCTGCGCTCCCTGGTCGCGCCGCTGATCCTGGTGACCGCCGTGGTCGCGGTGTGGGGCGCGGCGCTCGGCATCGGCGGGCTGGTCTTCGAGCCGCTGTTCGGCCTCAACGGCACGGACCCCGGCCTCGGACTGCTGTCCTTCGTGTTCCTCGTCGCCCTCGGCGTCGACTACGGCATCTTCCTCATGCACCGCATGCGGGAGGAGTCGCTGAACGGCGCCGAACCGGCCGCCGCCGCGCTGACCGCGCTGCGCACCACCGGCGGGGTGATCGCCTCCGCGGGTCTCGTCCTGGCGGCCACCTTCGCGGTACTGACCAACATGGGCCTGGTCCCGCTCGTCGAACTCGGCTTCGTCATCTCGGTCGGCGTGCTGCTGGACACCTTCCTCGTCCGGACCTACCTGGTGACCAGCGCGAGCGTGGCGCTGGGGCGGCGCGTGTGGTGGCCGGGTCGGCTGTCGCGGACACCGGACCCGGTACCGTCACGAACCGCGCCGGAGCTGGTGAGCTGA
- a CDS encoding TerB family tellurite resistance protein: MLPVRGQDDSATKPARLVGTRTAWTPVGDGEFFCPGCGGDRNYQRLTGRRRFTLLGVPVLPRGATGPVVECAACRHHFGTDVLDHPTTSRFSAMLRDAVHTVALAVLATGGACARTSLETAASTVRAAGFEDCTEDQLSALVEALAADTGRLYDQPCGAGLAIELHESLDPLAPHLAPAGRESVLLQAARIALADGPYTPAERDVLTTIGGALTICADDVTRLLAAARTPS, translated from the coding sequence GTGCTGCCAGTCCGGGGACAAGACGACAGTGCCACCAAACCTGCGCGCCTTGTGGGTACCCGCACCGCGTGGACACCCGTGGGCGACGGCGAGTTCTTCTGTCCCGGCTGCGGAGGGGACCGCAACTACCAGCGGCTCACCGGCCGGCGCCGCTTCACCCTCCTGGGCGTGCCGGTGCTGCCGCGCGGGGCGACCGGACCGGTCGTCGAGTGCGCGGCCTGCCGCCACCACTTCGGCACCGACGTCCTCGACCATCCGACCACCTCCCGCTTCTCCGCGATGCTCCGCGACGCCGTGCACACCGTCGCCCTGGCCGTCCTCGCCACGGGCGGCGCCTGCGCCCGTACGTCCCTGGAGACCGCCGCGAGCACGGTCCGCGCCGCCGGCTTCGAGGACTGCACCGAGGACCAGCTCAGCGCGCTCGTCGAGGCCCTCGCCGCCGACACCGGGCGGCTCTACGACCAGCCGTGCGGCGCCGGCCTGGCCATAGAGCTGCACGAGTCCCTCGACCCGCTGGCCCCGCACCTTGCCCCCGCCGGCCGTGAGTCGGTCCTCCTCCAGGCCGCCCGCATCGCCCTCGCCGACGGCCCCTACACGCCCGCCGAACGCGACGTCCTCACCACCATCGGCGGCGCCCTCACCATCTGCGCGGACGACGTCACCCGGCTCCTCGCGGCGGCGCGTACGCCGTCCTGA